The following is a genomic window from Streptomyces chrestomyceticus JCM 4735.
ACGGGCGGGTGACGGCGCTGCGCACCTCGGCCGGGACGCTGCCGTGCGGGGCGGTCGTCAACGCCTGCGGGCCGTGGGCGGGCCGGTTCGCGGCGGAGGCGGGTGTGCCGCTGCCCGTGCAGCCGCGCCGGGGCCTGGTGCTGGTCACCGCGCCGCTGCCGCCGGGCACGGTCCGGCACAAGGTGTACGACGCCGACTACGTGGGCGCCGTCGGCAGCGGTGACGCCGACCTGCGCACCTCGACGGTGGTGGAGGCCACCCGGGGCGGGACGGTGCTCATCGGGTCCAGCCGGGAGCGGACCGGCTTCGAGGAACGTTTCCGCGTCGACATCCTGCGCGAACTGGCCCGTAAGGCGACGGCGCTGTTCCCGGTGCTGGGCCGGGTCCCGGTGATCCGCGCGTACGGCGGCTTCCGCCCGTACACCCCCGACCACCTCCCGGTCATCGGCCCGGACCCGCGTCTGCCGGGCCTGTGGCACGCCACCGGGCACGAAGGCGCGGGCATCGGACTGGCCCCCGCGACCGGCGAACTCCTCGCCCAGTTGTACGCGGGCGAACGGCCGTTCCTCGCCCCGGAGCCGTACCGGGTGGCGCGGCCCGGACTGACGGAGGAGGCGCGGTGTTCCGCGTGACGGTGGACGGCACCGAGCGGTGGGCCCGCACCGGCCAGACGGCCGCCGCAGTGCTGCTGGCGGCAGGGCGCGCCTCCTGGCGTACCACCCGGGGTGGCCGCCCGCGCGGGGTCTTCTGCGGGATCGGCGTCTGCCACGACTGTCTGGTGGTCGTCAACGGCGTACCGGACGTACGGGCCTGCCGACGGGTGGTCGAGGCGGGCGACCGCATCGAGACGCAGGAGGGCACGCCGTTGCCGGGCCTACCGCCGGAGACGGGAGCGTCCGCGCCGGTGGGGACGGTGCGCGAGGCGCCGGTGGTCGTCGTGGGCGCCGGCCCGGCGGGTCTGGCGGCGGCGCTGGCGGCGGCCGGGGCCGGGGCGCGGGTGACGCTGGTGGACGACGGGCAGCGGCCGGGCGGGCAGTTCCTCCGGCAGGCGGCGGACGGCCCGGCGCGGGGCGCGGCGGTCCGCGCCGTACAGGAGCATCCGCGCGTCGAGTGGCTTCCGGGGTGCACGGTATGGGCGCTGGAGCCGGGGGGTGGTCTGCACTCGGGCACGCAGGACCGTACGGACGCGGGCTGGACCGTACACGTCCTCCAAGGCCTCGCCGACGCCCCCGGCCGCACGGCGCACACGCTGCGCGCCGCCGCGCTCGTCCTGTGCACCGGCGCGTACGACCGGGCCCTGCCGTTCCCCGGCTGGGACCTGCCGGGCGTCGTCACGGCGGGCGCGGCGCAGGCCCTCGCCAAGGGCCAGCGGACGGCGATCGGCCGCCGGGTGGTGGTCTCCGGCACCGGACCCTTCCTGCTGCCGGTCGCGTCGTCGCTGCTCACCGTGGGGGCGCGCGTCCTCGGGGTGTACGAGGCGGGCTCGCCCGCCGCCTGGCTGCGCACCCCCGTGGCCGCGCTCCGCGACGGCCACGCCAAGCTGCCCGAACTGCTCACATACGCTGCCGGTCTGGCGCGGCACCGCGTGCCCTACCGGACCCGCCAGGCCGTCGTGGCGGCGCACGGACGGGACCGCGTCGAGGCGGTGACGGTGGCCCGCCTCACCGCCGACTGGCGCATCGTGCCCGGCACCGAACGCCGCGTCGAGGACGTGGACGCGGTCTGCGTCGGCTACGGCTTCACCCCGCAACTGGAACTCGCCCTCGCCGCGGGCTGCGCACTGCGCGACAACGCCTGGGTCGCGGTGGACGCCTGGCAGCGGACCTCCGTCCCCGGCGTGTACGCGGCGGGCGAGCCCACCGGCGTCGGCGGCGCGGCCCTCGCCGCCGCGGAAGGCGAACTGGCGGGGCTGGCGGCCGCCCGCCGGACGGTGCCCGCCGCCCATGTGGGCGCGCGCGCCGCGGCCGCCCGGCGGCGGGTCGTCGCGGGCCGCCGCTTCGCCCGGCTGCTCGCCGCGGCCCACCCCGTACGCGACGGGTGGCACACCTGGCTCGGCGAGGACACGCTCGTCTGCCGCTGCGAGGAGGTCCCGTACGGCGTCCTGCGTACGGCGGCGGGGGAGCGGGGCACGGACGGCGGGGCCGGTGGGGGCAGTCTCGCGGCCGACGGCATGTGCACGTTCAAGCTCACCACCCGCGTCGGCCTGGGCCCCTGCCAGGGCCGGATCTGCGCCCGAAACGCGGCCGCACTCGGCGGCCCGGACGCCCTCCCCGACCCCCAGACCGCCGACCGCCGCCCGATCGCCCAGCCGGTCCGCCTCGCGGACCTGGCCGCACCCGGCCCCGTGCCCCCGACCCCGCCGTACCGAGAGGACCCGTCATGACGGACCACGCGACGCCGCAGTCCCGTACGTCCCGCACCGCCGCCTCCCGTGCGCCGCTGACCGGCGTCATCGTCGCCACCACCCTGCCGTACGCCGAGGACCGGAGCGCCCCCGCCGGGCTCCGGCCGGACCTCGACCGGTACGCCGAGCACTGCCGCTGGCTCGTCGACAGCGGCTGTCACGGCGTCGGGCCGAACGGTTCGCTCGGTGAGTACTCCTCCCTCACCGACGACGAGCGGCGCGCGGTGGCCCGTACGGCCGTCGCGGCGGTGGGACGGGACGCGCGGGTCGTCGTCGGCGTGCACGGGGTCGGCTCGCACCAGGCGCGGCACTGGGCGGAACTGGCGGCCGAGGACGGCGCGGACGGCGTGCTCTGCCTGCCGCCCACCCTCTACCGGGCCAACACCGCCGAGGTCGTCCGGCACTTCGAGGAGGTCGCGGCCGTCGGCCTGCCGGTGATGGTCTACAACAACCCGCTCGACACGAAGGTCGACCTGACACCGGAGACGCTGCGCGAGGTCGCCGCGATCGACGGGGTCGTGGCGGTGAAGGAGTTCTCCGGCGACGTCCGCCGGGTGCTGCACATCAAGGAGCAGGCCCCCGGCCTGGACGTGGTGGCGGGCGCCGACGACCTGGTGCTGGAGGCGCTGCTGATGGGCGCCACCGGCTGGTTCGCCGGCTTCCCCAACGTCTTCCCCGCCGCCTGCGTACGCCTCTACGAGCTGGCCAGGGCCGGGCGGGTGGCCGAGGCGCGGGAGCTGTACGAACCGCTGGTCGCCGCGTTCCGGTGGGACTCGCGCACCGAGTTCGTGCAGGCGATCAAGCGCGGGATGGACATCGTGGGCCGGTACGGCGGGCCCTGCCGGCCGCCGCGCGGCCCGCTGCTGCCCGAGCACCGGCGGCAGTTGGACGCGGACATGCGCGGCGCCGTGCAGGCGCTGGAGATCTGGGCGAAAGCGGCCGGGTGATGGCGGCCGAGGGCACCCCGGCCCGGTTCGCCGCCCGCGCCCCTGCCCCGTCTGCCGCCCGCATCCCGCCCCCGTTCGCCGCCCGCAGCGTGCACACCTTCAGTGCCGTGGACTCGCACACCGAGGGGATGCCGACCCGCGTCATCACCGACGGCGTCGGCACCATCCCCGGCGCGACCATGGCCGACCGCCGTCTCCACTTCATCGAATACCTCGACCACATCCGCCAGTTGCTGGTCAACGAACCACGCGGGCACCCCGCCATGAGCGGGGCGGTCCTCCAGCCGCCGACCCGGCCCGACGCGGACTGGGGCGTCGTCTACATCGAGGTCTCCGGCTGTCTGCCGATGTGCGGGCACGGCACGATCGGCGTCGCGACGGTCCTGGTCGAGACGGGGATGGTGGAGGTCACCGAGCCCGTCACGACCGTACGGCTGGACACCCCGGCCGGGCTGGTGGCGGCCCGGGTCGCGGTCCGCGACGGCCGCGCCGAGCACGTCACCCTGCACAACGTTCCCTCGTACGCGCACGAACTGGACGCCGTGGTGAAGGTGCCCGGCTACGGCGAGGTCCGCTACGACCTGGCGTACGGCGGCAACTTCTACGCGATCACCCCGCTCGCCGCGCTGGGCATCCCGTTCTCCGCCGCCCACCTGGACGAGATCATCACCGCCGGGCTGGCGGTGATGGCCGCGGTGGACGAACGCGACCGGCCCGTCCACCCGGACGACCCGGCCATCTCCGGCTGCCACCACGTACAGTTCACGGCCCCCGGCACGCCCGGACCGGACGGCTCGGACTCCCGTAACGCCATGGTCATCCACCCCGGCTGGCTCGACCGCTCGCCCTGCGGCACCGGCACCAGCGCCCGGATGGCCCAGCTCCACGCGCGCGGCGGACTCCCGCTGCACCGGCCCTTCGTCAACGAGTCCCTGATCGGGACCCGCTTCACGGGCCGGCTGGTGGGCACCGGACGGGTCGGCGGCCGGGCGGCGGTCGTGCCCACGGTCACCGGGCGGGCCTGGATCACCGGCACGGCCCGGTACGTCCTCGACCCGGCCGACCCGTTCCCCCGGGGATTCGTGCTGTAGCGGAGGCGGTGGCGGGTTCCCGGTTCCGGGTGTGCGGCTGCGAAGGTGAACAGGTGTGCGCGGACGTCGCGCACGAGCGAAGAGGAAGCGGAGTACATGTTCACCAAGGGGATATCGGGCCGTCAGTACGCGCGGCGAGGGGCCTGCGCGCTGGCCGCCGCAGCCGCGGCGCTGGCGTTGCAGACCGGAACGGCGGCGGCTTCGGGCGCGGGCGGGGTGCCGGCCCCGGCCGCGCACTCGGCCCCGGCTTCCGCACCTGCCCCCGCGCCCGCCTCCGCTGTACGGATCACCGAGGGCCAGGTCGGGGAGGCCGCTCCCGGCGGCGCACTGCTCTACCCGAGCGTGACCAGTTGTCTGACCGTGACGGTTCACCTCGCGGACGGGCGCTTGGTGGGCGCGCACGCCAGCCTGTTCCAGGTGCCGGGGGAGTACCGCTCCGACCGTATCCTCGGCGCCCTGCGGGACCGGGTGGGCGGCCGGGACGTGACCGCGGTGGAGGTCAGGGGCGCGGTCGGCGCCTGGCTGCCCGGCTACTTCACCAAGGCGATCGAGAGCTACGGGGACGGCGAGAGCGTGCCGTTCCCCTCCGAACCCGACCCCGACGGCCTGGCGGCGGCGGTGGCCGACGGCCTGGGGCAGCCGCACGCGAAGGTCACCGTGACGGACGTGCCGGACGGCGACCAGACGGTGCGCTGAGGGAGCGGGCAGGCGGGCCGGGGCGGCGGACGGACCGCCCCGACCTGTTGACTAGCCCTATTCAGAACCCCAAGATGTGAATAGCTCGATCCATTCGCATCGACGTCAGGGAGGCACGGCCCATGTCAGGACCGCGACCCGTGCGGGCACCGCGCGGTACGGAACTGAGCGCCCGGGGATGGCAGCAGGAAGCCGCGCTGCGCATGCTGCAGAACAATCTCGACCCGGAGGTCGCCGAGCACCCGGACCAGCTCGTCGTCTACGGCGGCACCGGCAAGGCCGCCCGGGACTGGCGCTCCTTCGACGCGATGGTGCGCACCCTCACCACGCTCAAGCAGGACGAGACGATGCTCGTCCAGTCCGGACGGCCGGTCGGCGTCATGCAGACGCACGAGTGGGCGCCGCGGGTCCTGATCGCCAACTCCAACCTGGTGGGCGACTGGGCCAACTGGGAGGAGTTCCGGCGCCTGGAGGCCCTGGGCCTGACCATGTACGGGCAGATGACCGCCGGTTCGTGGATCTACATCGGCACCCAGGGCATCCTCCAGGGCACGTACGAGACGTTCGCCGCCGTCGCCGCGAAGAAGTTCGACGGCTCGCTCGCCGGGACGATCACCCTCACCGCCGGACTCGGCGGCATGGGCGGCGCCCAGCCGCTCGCCGTCACCATGAACGACGGCGTCGCCATCTGTATCGACTGCGACCCGCGGGCCATCGAGCGGCGCATCGGACACCGCTACCTGGACGTGAAGGCGGACAGCCTCCAGCACGCCCTCCAGCTCGCTGTGGAGGCCCGTGACCAGCGCAAACCGCTCTCCATCGGCCTGCTCGGCAACG
Proteins encoded in this region:
- a CDS encoding FAD-dependent oxidoreductase, whose translation is MFRVTVDGTERWARTGQTAAAVLLAAGRASWRTTRGGRPRGVFCGIGVCHDCLVVVNGVPDVRACRRVVEAGDRIETQEGTPLPGLPPETGASAPVGTVREAPVVVVGAGPAGLAAALAAAGAGARVTLVDDGQRPGGQFLRQAADGPARGAAVRAVQEHPRVEWLPGCTVWALEPGGGLHSGTQDRTDAGWTVHVLQGLADAPGRTAHTLRAAALVLCTGAYDRALPFPGWDLPGVVTAGAAQALAKGQRTAIGRRVVVSGTGPFLLPVASSLLTVGARVLGVYEAGSPAAWLRTPVAALRDGHAKLPELLTYAAGLARHRVPYRTRQAVVAAHGRDRVEAVTVARLTADWRIVPGTERRVEDVDAVCVGYGFTPQLELALAAGCALRDNAWVAVDAWQRTSVPGVYAAGEPTGVGGAALAAAEGELAGLAAARRTVPAAHVGARAAAARRRVVAGRRFARLLAAAHPVRDGWHTWLGEDTLVCRCEEVPYGVLRTAAGERGTDGGAGGGSLAADGMCTFKLTTRVGLGPCQGRICARNAAALGGPDALPDPQTADRRPIAQPVRLADLAAPGPVPPTPPYREDPS
- a CDS encoding dihydrodipicolinate synthase family protein, producing the protein MTDHATPQSRTSRTAASRAPLTGVIVATTLPYAEDRSAPAGLRPDLDRYAEHCRWLVDSGCHGVGPNGSLGEYSSLTDDERRAVARTAVAAVGRDARVVVGVHGVGSHQARHWAELAAEDGADGVLCLPPTLYRANTAEVVRHFEEVAAVGLPVMVYNNPLDTKVDLTPETLREVAAIDGVVAVKEFSGDVRRVLHIKEQAPGLDVVAGADDLVLEALLMGATGWFAGFPNVFPAACVRLYELARAGRVAEARELYEPLVAAFRWDSRTEFVQAIKRGMDIVGRYGGPCRPPRGPLLPEHRRQLDADMRGAVQALEIWAKAAG
- a CDS encoding proline racemase family protein, whose amino-acid sequence is MAAEGTPARFAARAPAPSAARIPPPFAARSVHTFSAVDSHTEGMPTRVITDGVGTIPGATMADRRLHFIEYLDHIRQLLVNEPRGHPAMSGAVLQPPTRPDADWGVVYIEVSGCLPMCGHGTIGVATVLVETGMVEVTEPVTTVRLDTPAGLVAARVAVRDGRAEHVTLHNVPSYAHELDAVVKVPGYGEVRYDLAYGGNFYAITPLAALGIPFSAAHLDEIITAGLAVMAAVDERDRPVHPDDPAISGCHHVQFTAPGTPGPDGSDSRNAMVIHPGWLDRSPCGTGTSARMAQLHARGGLPLHRPFVNESLIGTRFTGRLVGTGRVGGRAAVVPTVTGRAWITGTARYVLDPADPFPRGFVL